The genomic DNA CCTCCGCAGGATCAGCACGGTCGAGGCCGTCGGCCGCGTGCCGCGGCGCACCACGAGCACGTCGACGCGATCGATCCCGGCGAGCCGCAGGCGGTCGAGCAGGCGGCCCGGGTCGGCGTCGTCCACCACCAGCACCACCCCGCCGGCGCGCCAGAGCTCGGCGCCGTGGGCGATGGGCACGGCCCGCAGCTCCCCGCCGGGAGGTAGGACAGCGGGCGCAAAGAGCACCGCCGTGGCGACGGCGGCGAGGACGGGACGGAGCGACGGGCTGCGCCAGGTGACCACCGTGGCCACTCCCACCGCCGCCAGGCCGATGAGGTGCACCGACCGGATCTGGCCGAGCGGCAGCCCGCTGCCCCACCGGGCCACGGCGGCCACCCAGCCGGTGAGCGCGGCGGTGGGCAGGTGGAGCAGCCAGTCGACGGGCGGGCCGGCGAGCCCCGCGACGATCCCACCGGTGAGCCCCCATGCCATGAGCGGGCCCGCCGCCGGCACGGCGAGGAGGTTGGCGGGGATCGACGACAGGGGGAGCCCTCCGAAGACCGGCACGAGGATGGGCGCCACCCCCACCTGGGCGGCGATGGTGACGGCGAGGACGTTGGCCAGCAGTCGTGGCCCCGGGAGACGCCGGGCGATGGGGCCCGACAGGGTGATGATCCCCGCGGAGGCTCCGACCGACAGCTGGAACGCCAGCGCCCGCACGATGATCGGGTCGACGAGCACCACGGCCGTGACGGCCAGCGCCAGGATCCGCCGTCGCGAGGCAGGGCGTCCGAGGCCGCCGGCCGTGCAGGCGATCGCCGCCATGGCCGATGCCCGCAACACCGAGGGCTCGAAGCGGGTCATGAGCGCGAAGAACGCGATGAGGCCCAGCGTGGCCGCCCAGCGACTGCGGAGGCCGAGCCGGCGCAACAGGGGCGATGCCAGCGTCAGGACGAAGGCGACGTTGGAGCCGGACACGGCGAGGAGGTGCGTGAGGCCCGACCCCCGGAAGTCGTCGGCGACCTCGACCGCCTGCTCTCGGACGTCGCCGAGCACGAACCCGGTGAACAGCGCTCGGCGGTCGCGGTCGAGGGGGGCGGCCCCCTCGACCAGCGTGCGGCGGACGGCGTTGGCCGCGCGCGACGGGGCGTGCCCGTGGCGCCAGCCGTCGACCCGCGCCACGCTCAGCCGGGAGGCGACGTGGCGGCGCGCGAGCCACGGCCGAGCGTGCTCGGGCGGCGCCCGCAGGCGCCCCGCGAGCGTGACCCGCTCCCCCGCCAGTCGGGCCCGCAGCGCGCCAGCGGGTGCCCCCCGAGCCCAGGCCTCCACCCGGCGGGATCCCACCCGCACGTCGACCCGGAGCGCGCCGTCGACGTCGACCGGGTCGGAGAGCAGCGTGACCTCGCCCTCGACCGCGACCGGGACGGGCGGCGGCTCCAGGCCGGCCCAGGCCCGCGACCCGAGCAGCGCTGACAGGAGCAGGGCGGCCACCACCAGGATGACGGGGCGGCGCAGTCCCACCGCGGCAGCGACACCGGCGAGCACGAGGGTCGGTGGGACCTCATGGGCCCACCAGGCGCCGGCCACCACGGCCAGAGCGAGGACGATGGTGGCGCGGTCGGTCACGAGACCACCACCCGATCGCGGATCGCCGCCAGCTTCGCCTCGCCGATGCCCCGCACGTCGAGGAGGTCCTCGACCCGGGTGAAGCGGCCACGACGGGCCCGCTCGTCGAGGATCGCCGCCGCGGTGGCCGGACCAATCCCGGGCAGCGTCTCGAGCAGGGCGGCGTCGGCGGTGTTGATGTCGACCAGCTGCCCCAAACCTGACGCCCCGCCCCCGCTGCCGATGTCTCCGCCGTGCACGGACGGCACGGGCTCCCCCACGCGGGGGACGAACACCCGGGTGCCGTCGGCCAGTGGAGCCGCGAGGTTCAGCCGGTCGAGGTCGGCGTCGGGAGCGGGACCGCCCGCGACCTCGAGCAGGTCAGCCACCCGAGCGCCCGCA from Acidimicrobiales bacterium includes the following:
- a CDS encoding ComEA family DNA-binding protein, with protein sequence MPEPTPPSGGVPADPLDGGPLLDRVGGDGPDPEWQQRLALLTGSVPAPPGRAVLVAVAGVVALVLAAVALRGGAPPPPEVHLPMATTVAPASTATTAPDLVVHVAGAVVRPGVHRLPAGARVADLLEVAGGPAPDADLDRLNLAAPLADGTRVFVPRVGEPVPSVHGGDIGSGGGASGLGQLVDINTADAALLETLPGIGPATAAAILDERARRGRFTRVEDLLDVRGIGEAKLAAIRDRVVVS
- a CDS encoding ComEC/Rec2 family competence protein, translated to MTDRATIVLALAVVAGAWWAHEVPPTLVLAGVAAAVGLRRPVILVVAALLLSALLGSRAWAGLEPPPVPVAVEGEVTLLSDPVDVDGALRVDVRVGSRRVEAWARGAPAGALRARLAGERVTLAGRLRAPPEHARPWLARRHVASRLSVARVDGWRHGHAPSRAANAVRRTLVEGAAPLDRDRRALFTGFVLGDVREQAVEVADDFRGSGLTHLLAVSGSNVAFVLTLASPLLRRLGLRSRWAATLGLIAFFALMTRFEPSVLRASAMAAIACTAGGLGRPASRRRILALAVTAVVLVDPIIVRALAFQLSVGASAGIITLSGPIARRLPGPRLLANVLAVTIAAQVGVAPILVPVFGGLPLSSIPANLLAVPAAGPLMAWGLTGGIVAGLAGPPVDWLLHLPTAALTGWVAAVARWGSGLPLGQIRSVHLIGLAAVGVATVVTWRSPSLRPVLAAVATAVLFAPAVLPPGGELRAVPIAHGAELWRAGGVVLVVDDADPGRLLDRLRLAGIDRVDVLVVRRGTRPTASTVLILRR